Proteins encoded by one window of Xyrauchen texanus isolate HMW12.3.18 chromosome 24, RBS_HiC_50CHRs, whole genome shotgun sequence:
- the LOC127617691 gene encoding elongation of very long chain fatty acids protein 6-like isoform X2 produces the protein MNVSEFQLPLTEYDFERHFDERVAIEWMQDNWKKSFLFGGVYVVLVFGGQHFMRERQRLDLRKLLLLWSLSLAVFSIIGAVRTGCYMLYILSTSGFKQSVCDQSFYSGPVSKFWACAFVMSKAPELGDTIFIVLRKQRLIFLHWYHHITVLVYSWYSYKDQVAGGGWFMTMNYMVHALMYSYYAARAARLHVPTPCAIIITSSQIAQMAMGLAVSALVYRWMQDGDCPSYVDNIMWASLMYLSYLLLFSSFFYQSYVKGASDKTDLHSQS, from the exons ATGAATGTATCTGAATTCCAGCTTCCTCTAACCGAGTATGATTTCGAGCGACACTTTGATGAGAGGGTTGCCATTGAATGGATGCAAGACAACTG gaaaaagtcatttttgtttgGTGGTGTGTATGTTGTGCTTGTGTTTGGTGGGCAGCACTTTATGAGAGAAAGACAAAGACTTGATCTGAGGAAACTATTGCTGCTGTGGTCTCTCAGTTTGGCCGTCTTTAG TATCATTGGAGCTGTGAGGACTGGGTGCTACATGTTATACATTCTCAGCACCAGTGGTTTTAAACAGTCTGTTTGTGATCAGAGCTTCTATAGTGGACCAGTTAGCAAGTTCTGGGCTTGTGCCTTTGTGATGAGCAAGGCCCCAGAGCTAG GGGACACCATATTCATCGTCCTGCGCAAACAGCGACTCATCTTCCTGCACTGGTATCATCACATCACTGTGCTGGTCTATTCCTGGTATTCCTACAAAGACCAGGTTGCTGGTGGTGGCTGGTTCATGACCATGAATTACATGGTGCACGCACTCATGTACAGCTACTACGCTGCTAGAGCTGCACGACTCCATGTGCCGACTCCATGTGCCATCATCATCACTTCCTCCCAAATAGCCCAGATGGCCATGGGGCTGGCAGTAAGTGCGCTGGTGTACCGGTGGATGCAGGATGGGGATTGCCCTTCTTATGTAGATAACATCATGTGGGCTTCACTTATGTATCTCAGCTATCTGCTCCTTTTTTCATCTTTCTTTTATCAGTCTTACGTGAAAG GAGCATCAGACAAGACAGACCTTCACTCTCAGTCTTGA
- the LOC127617691 gene encoding elongation of very long chain fatty acids protein 6-like isoform X1, which produces MNVSEFQLPLTEYDFERHFDERVAIEWMQDNWKKSFLFGGVYVVLVFGGQHFMRERQRLDLRKLLLLWSLSLAVFSIIGAVRTGCYMLYILSTSGFKQSVCDQSFYSGPVSKFWACAFVMSKAPELGDTIFIVLRKQRLIFLHWYHHITVLVYSWYSYKDQVAGGGWFMTMNYMVHALMYSYYAARAARLHVPTPCAIIITSSQIAQMAMGLAVSALVYRWMQDGDCPSYVDNIMWASLMYLSYLLLFSSFFYQSYVKGSKPTGIKTD; this is translated from the exons ATGAATGTATCTGAATTCCAGCTTCCTCTAACCGAGTATGATTTCGAGCGACACTTTGATGAGAGGGTTGCCATTGAATGGATGCAAGACAACTG gaaaaagtcatttttgtttgGTGGTGTGTATGTTGTGCTTGTGTTTGGTGGGCAGCACTTTATGAGAGAAAGACAAAGACTTGATCTGAGGAAACTATTGCTGCTGTGGTCTCTCAGTTTGGCCGTCTTTAG TATCATTGGAGCTGTGAGGACTGGGTGCTACATGTTATACATTCTCAGCACCAGTGGTTTTAAACAGTCTGTTTGTGATCAGAGCTTCTATAGTGGACCAGTTAGCAAGTTCTGGGCTTGTGCCTTTGTGATGAGCAAGGCCCCAGAGCTAG GGGACACCATATTCATCGTCCTGCGCAAACAGCGACTCATCTTCCTGCACTGGTATCATCACATCACTGTGCTGGTCTATTCCTGGTATTCCTACAAAGACCAGGTTGCTGGTGGTGGCTGGTTCATGACCATGAATTACATGGTGCACGCACTCATGTACAGCTACTACGCTGCTAGAGCTGCACGACTCCATGTGCCGACTCCATGTGCCATCATCATCACTTCCTCCCAAATAGCCCAGATGGCCATGGGGCTGGCAGTAAGTGCGCTGGTGTACCGGTGGATGCAGGATGGGGATTGCCCTTCTTATGTAGATAACATCATGTGGGCTTCACTTATGTATCTCAGCTATCTGCTCCTTTTTTCATCTTTCTTTTATCAGTCTTACGTGAAAGGTTCAAAGCCCACGGGCATCAAAACTGACTGA
- the LOC127617688 gene encoding homeobox protein aristaless-like 3, whose protein sequence is MWKDNITDVSAKTSGSGAVSRSASRRKRTSFSKEHVELLRATFETDPYPGISLRESLSQTTGLPESRIQVWFQNRRARTLKCKDGNNPIWQSDAPLPAYSAMQNSQIQLRCTGGEGSESGMVTVPSCTPPPAYPNHIKQEIKRDGLYGCDIPSSVSVGDDSGYCTPSYGHHKGRPMNTGSPSFLSPEHQIPPNWAARYERSSMMPSFHFDAYGCNKSSSQGFYYTPSEKHHMSNSLQPLNPVTPDPGCWEGGLEGNPLASSSFCLENPEMHGIEGQEERGIHHAPLPELPALSLQEILGELQGDWWQGEGLNSH, encoded by the exons ATGTGGAAAGACAACATTACTG ATGTATCTGCAAAGACATCTGGAAGTGGCGCTGTATCAAGGAGTGCCAGTCGCAGGAAAAGGACAAGTTTCTCAAAGGAACATGTAGAGCTCCTGCGTGCCACATTTGAGACAGACCCTTACCCAGGAATCAGCCTCAGAGAGAGTCTCTCCCAAACTACAGGACTGCCAGAGTCTCGCATACAG GTATGGTTCCAGAATAGGAGGGCTCGCACATTGAAATGCAAGGATGGCAATAATCCAATCTGGCAATCCGATGCCCCTTTGCCAGCTTACAGTGCCATGCAGAATTCACAGATACAGCTACGCTGTACTGGTGGGGAGGGCAGTGAGTCTGGTATGGTCACTGTGCCCTCATGCACTCCACCACCAGCATACCCCAATCATATTAAACAGGAGATAAAGAGGGATGGACTTTATGGGTGTGACATTCCGTCCTCCGTGTCTGTTGGCGATGATTCAGGTTATTGCACCCCGTCATATGGACATCATAAGGGCAGACCTATGAATACTGGCAGTCCTTCTTTTCTAAGCCCAGAGCATCAGATACCCCCTAACTGGGCTGCAAGGTATGAGAGGAGCTCCATGATGCCCTCTTTTCATTTCGATGCTTATGGCTGCAATAAGAGCTCCAGTCAGGGCTTTTACTACACTCCATCTGAGAAACATCACATGTCTAACAGCCTCCAGCCCCTAAACCCTGTTACCCCAGACCCAGGCTGCTGGGAGGGTGGTTTGGAGGGCAATCCCCTAGCCTCCAGCTCTTTTTGTTTGGAGAACCCAGAAATGCATGGGATAGAGGGTCAAGAGGAAAGGGGCATTCACCATGCTCCTTTGCCTGAGCTGCCGGCCTTGTCTCTGCAGGAGATCCTGGGAGAATTGCAAGGAGACTGGTGGCAAGGAGAAGGACTAAACAGCCACTAA